The Vigna unguiculata cultivar IT97K-499-35 chromosome 11, ASM411807v1, whole genome shotgun sequence genomic sequence CGGACTCGTCTGGGTCGCTCGACTTGATCTTTGACTCTggcttaatgtagtattatttgggGGGGCCTAATCCACCTTAGCTCTAGCCCTAACCCACTAGAAAAGGGGCTTTGGGGGTTGGGGCTTTTTTTTGGCACCCTCATTTGGGGCCCCCCGAAAAGGGGGCTTTATGAAGAGTGGGTCAAGGCTGGCCCATGGGctaggggccaaattgacacctctaattGACAACAAGTTGAAAtgggaaaaaattaaaatataattgtgaTATTAAATCCTAATATTTGTGTATCTAaaattttgttctaattttgcttaaatattttgaaacatctTGATTTATTTTGTACTAGTTTTTGGAACTTCTaatttagattaaattatacttttagtccccattttcgtagcaaaatttgaatttggtccctcaattaaattttatctcaatctgatccctattttgggaaatttgactcaatcaagtcctttccgttagtggtgaagtaacggtgttaaatgggtgccacgtgtcagcttctggatttttgaatttttttatttttttttttattttttttttatttttttattttttattaattttttaaaaaaattaaacttttgccacgtgtcaagctgacatagtgccacgtggcagtgacagtgtcacgtgtcactatttgggaggtgtcattttctcattctcaatttggtccctgtattttatcttttgtctcaatttagtcccaatttttgtaaaaattatgcaattttgtccccctccaaattgaaacaaaaattataaaatgttatacaaatatttttattaaatttgatttttttattcaaattgatatttttattatatattttcaataaaactaagtttctttaaatttgtttcacattaaattttacttaaaattgttttcaaattttaaatttatttgttttttattgttacataaactagttaatttttcttaaattatataattgttatttttatactaactgaaatatttgtatagaaattattgaattttacacattttaaaaatatgcaattatttaaaatataaattcaaataaaaaataatattaaagtataatgtaataaaatatcaatataatttaggaatttttttattaacattattttctattaacaactttaaaacaattttaaataaagtttaacgtaaaatataaattaaactaaacttaatcttgttaaaaatatttacttgaaatatcaattttgatagaaatatttgtgcatatttatatagaaattaaatttggtttcaatttggagagagacaaaattgcacaatttttataaaaattgggactaaattgagacaaaaaataaaatacagggaccaaattgaggatgagaaaatgacaactcccaaatagtgacacatggcactgtcactgccacgtggcactgtcactgccacgtggcacgatgtctgcttgacacgtggcaaaattttaattttttaaaaaaatttaaaaaattaataaaaaataaaaaaaattcaaaaaaaaattcaaaaaataaaaataaaaaaaattcaaaaaatccagaagctgacacgtggcaccccatttaacaccgttactccacCACTAACGGAACGGACTTGATTagatcaaatttcccaaaatagggaccagattgagataaaaaataattgagggaccaaattcaaattttgctacgaaaatggggactaaaatatatatttcaattataattgagggaccaaattcctTTCCTTCATGTATTTTATCCATTcccattaaaatatatttcaattattttatcattttctataTATTGAATCATATTATGATCATATGGATGTGGTTCCTCTGATAGAAAGTTGAGGTATTCAGGTGGTTTGTTACTTTTATCATTGTATCTTATTGCAATCATATGACACCAATTATCTATGGTTGTCATTTTCTACCTGTATCCTTCTAATACAATTACCTATTATATTTTCAACTGATGTTGTGCATACCTCAATAGTTGTGAAATCATATTATGATCATATGAAAGTGGTTCCTCTGTTAGAAAGTTGAGGTATTCAGGTGGTTTGTAACTTTTATCATTGTATCTTATTGCAATAATATCACATTAATATATGCTGGTCAATTTCTACTTGCATCCTTCTAACACAATTACCTATTATACTTTCAGTTGATGTTGTGCATACCTCaatagtgtttttatctttcttttctgATTTATTAAACGTTTATCTCATATATGCTTTTGACAGGAAAGGACAGAGATGTAGGAGAGATTTTAGTGAAACCCCTACAAAATACTCGATCaatgatatattatttcatCAAGTTGGTGATGAAAATGTGCTTGAGGCTCATTTGGGTACAGAAGGATCATTTGGTGCTAGCAACATTTAGGGTGTTTATGATGCTTTTTAGAATGAAACTATATTTAGCCTATTATGGATATtgatttattacaaattaatttgtaattacgttttagtttaaattactttaatgTTACTATGGTGATTTTAagaattgaatattttaatgatatatatttgaaCAACTTGGTAAAAGTTTGTCATGtcttttgttaaaattaaagtattttaatgaagtttacaaataaatattattgacacaaaaatataaacatctCAAATGGTGACATCCATTGTCATGTATATGAATTTCTAattactaataaattattatatttagagaTTAGAAATAAcgtaagaaaaataaagtagtaaacccacaaaataaataatacaaatgaGGGGGGTTAAAACCTCTACAATATAATCGCCAAATTGAAGAGGTATTAACCcctataaaaagataaatataggTTTTATCTACAATAAAATAGTTTGAAATAAAAGAGGTTTCAAACTTGCACAAAATAATAGTCACCAATAGAAGGAGTTAAAACCATGCAGAAAAACACCTCCACAAATAGCTTGTGGCAAACCTAATTGTGGAGGTTTAGAAAACCCGCCTAATTAATTTGTAGAGGGTAACGCATAAACAtctaattttgataaaaaaatcatgagaCTCACCCAACTaattctgctccattcccaaaaGGGAATGCATAAACATCTGATTCATATTTTCGTGGTCGAGGATGTGTATTACCTATTTGTAACCCTTGAGTTGTATCATTTGGATTATATTTTGTATCTACAAATAGAACTTTTGTTCTTAGTACTTACACATAAAAAATTAGTCTtcattctttcttcttcctttttcttcttatctctcttatgagttttatattttatacacatTTATCAACATGAAGGCTATAACCAACTGAGCTAATTCTgaacatttcaaaatacatttagatgcaatggatctTAGTGATGtcattaaagaaagaaataaagtataTGAGAACCTAATTTGCTCATGCAACAACAATATCATGAAAAAAGATTTCAGAACTATTCTGAATTAATTTCATGTGGCtgaacaaaacaataatttttagataaaaatcaTGAGACTCACCCAACTAGTTCTACTCCATTCCCAAAAGGGAATGCATAagcatttgatttatattttcatggttGAGGATGTGGCCGTAGTAATGGTTGTGGTCGTCAATTTGGTCATCTGGACACCCATTTAAGAGTCAAAAACTTTTTTAGTACAATGGTTTCTCATGTACTGAATGTTCACAaagaaagttgataataaaaCCTCAACTAGAAAAATTTACAAATGAGTCAATCTTATTTTACGAAAATATACAGGATGACATTTATGGTCTAATAAACCCATCATGTGGACCACTTAGATATTTCATGGCTTTAATCaatgcatcaactagatggtcacatttatttattatcaactcGCAATCAGGAATTTGCAAGGTTATTAGCTTAGTTAATCAAATTAAGTGCTCACTTTTaagattatccaattaagaaaatttgttaTGATAATTCTAGTGAATCTACATCTCATTCGTGTTGTATGtcaaatagaattaaaatttagcATCCAGTAGCATATcttcatactcaaaatggacttaCAAATTGATATTACATAGTAtaagaaaaattgatattacCGACGGTCAGAACAGTCGGtaatgattaaaatttgttgataaatcaAAATACTAACGGATTGTCGACGATCAAAAATCCATCGGTAAATCTCTTATCTGTAAATTTTATCGATGGAACAAAAATTTTGTTGGTAATTACTGACCGAAAAATCTGTCAGTAAATAGCGCAAACtaattcatcttcttccttttccCTCATTCTTTGTCTTCCTTTTAgggttttattttcatttttgttctaAAACCTCCTCCACTCCACTGTGGTAAATTTGTTGTCATCACTACCAGTTCAtcctcttccttctccttccTTACCtcattctctcattttttgttctttcttcGTCTTTCCCTCTGCGCAACCACCCCGTAGTGCCACCACCATGTCTCTATTATACCATCGTCGCACAATGACCGTAGAGCGTCCGACGTCTCCTCctctttttcctcttccttctcctttttcttcttctctttctttttttttcttcctcttcctcttcttctcttctttatcATCTTTacatattcttcttcttcttctctgaCGCACCCTCTTAAGGTGAGTTTTCGGCGGGAAAATTCCCTCttattttaccgacggattgaTCCGTTGATAAATtcgttgataaaaaaatttttaaattatcgtCAGATTTTATCGACAGATTTTAAGTTATGTAATTATCGAAAAATTTTATAGACAGATATTTTCGTCAGTAATGGAAATTTGTATTATCGACAGATTTTATCGAATGATTTTTGTGTTGGTAATGAATATCTTATTATTGATGGATTTTACTGACAAATTTTTTCGATAGTAATGAAAATTTGTATTATCAACGAATTTTAATCCGTAGGTAATTGAAATATGTATTaccaacaaatattttcatctgtaattaaaatattaaccttCATCGGTAAAATCCATCGATACTTTGaatttactaacaaaaatatccGTTGGTAAAATTTCGTTGGTATTTCCAATATATTTTGTAGTGGCAAGACCATTACTAGTgagagctaatcttccaatggtTACTTGAGGATATGAAATTTTACATGTTGTAGTATTGATTCACATCAGgtcaacaagttatcacaaatactcttcTCTACAATTCTTTTTTAGTTAGCAACCAAAtgttatttaagaatttttgtgCTTGTTGTATATGTTCCATTTTCTCCACCGAAAAAGACTATGATAGGTCCTTAGAGAtgattgagaatatatgttgaatatGATTTTCcatcattaataaaatatcttgaatcATCAACATGAGACTTATTTATTACTTGATTTGTCGACTgtcattttgatgaataattttttttcaacattagggggagaaagaaaacaattggaaaagaatattgattggaatgaattatcattacacgtttgaagcgtggtaggcctattGGTTCTTAAACAAAGGGATATTTGTTGGAATGAATTTTTGTTACACGTTTGAAGTGTGGTATGCCTATTGGTTTCAAAGATAAAAGCCCTCGAATCATAAAATGAGTTAACAAGCAAGATGACTTAATCAAGGAAATGGAAATCCTAatagattcatttgacataattaattattcggTTTCCGAAGAACCCCAGGTTactaaaattgttgaaaatcatgagatctcaataaattatgtcatgaataagATAATATAGCGATGAATGTTATAAGTGATAATGAGGATCAAGAACTAATGACTattgaagattgtcgacaaagaaatgattggccaagaTGGAAAGATGCAATTGAAGCATAATTAGATTCACTTGCTAAACAAAAGGTTTTTAGATTTGTAGTTCACACAGCTGATGATGTAAACCTTGTTGggtacaaattaatttttgtgcaaaaatgaaatgagaatggtgaaattgttcGATGCGAAACACAATTAGTTTCTCGTGGTTGTTCACGGagacctggtattgattttgaagaGACATATTCACCAATATTTGATGCAGCAACATTTCGATATTTCATTAGCTTGGTTGCATAAGAAGGTCTGTATTTAGATCTAATAGATGTTGTTACACTTTATTTGTAGGATTCTCTTGAGAATGATATTCATATGAAATTTTCGAAGAGATTTAATTTTCCCAAGAATGAAAATTCTAAAGAAGATTATTCAATAAACTTGAACAAGTCCATTTATGGATTAAAGTAATCAAGATGTATGTTGTATAACCGTCTTTCTGAATACTTGTTAAAAGAAGGGTATTGAAATTATCCTATTTGTccttatatttatatgaaaagatcagaaaataaattttccataattattgtttatgtagatgacataaataTCGTTCAAACATTGATAAAGtcccttttagacctcaagcATAAAGAACTTCTTGGACCAGAAGTACAATATTTTAGTGTTATAAGAGCACTAATGTGTCTtactaattatactcgacctgCTATAGTTCTTCACTTATAAGAAGACTTTGAACTAGagtaaaatatatactttttttcctTAAAGGTACTATAAAGATGGgtttattttgttcaaatgattcaaaatcagaTCTAATAGTTTATGtagatgcaggttatttatcagatcctcacAAAGGTTGATCATAAACAAAGATATTTACATATGGTGTCACAATGATTTCATGACGGTCTgggaaacaaacaataacaacatCTTCAAATCATGCgaaaattttagcattacatgaggtaaGTCGTGAATGTGTTTGATTAAGGCCTATAATTCAACATATATGACAAACTTGTGGTCTATCTTAGAGaaaaatggaatcaacaaccatatatgaagacaataatgcatgtattgttcaattgaaagaaaaatatattaaaggagacaaaacaaaacatattcttccaattttttttcactaatgatcttcaaagaaatggtgataAAATGATCCAAAAGATTGGTTCATGTGACAATTTTGCAGATCTATTAACAAAGTCTTTGCCATGcaaaacttttgagcaattggttaaCAAATTTAGACATcgccatcttaatgatgtaagtttacatgatgAGGAGAAATGATGaactctttttccttttaaatggGAGCAATTGGTTCACATGTTTGAATAATAttgtatgaaaataaagaatgatatatttttttcatcactAGGTTTTTATGCCAAAAGGTTTTTCCTATAGTAAGGTTTTAATGAAGCCTATACTCTAATCAATGGATACCAAGGgtgagtgttatgaattaatggttgCCCATTAATTTGTTATAGTTGCTCATATAATTAATTTGCTACAATTACTCGTATGATTAATTAATCTTTATGAGATTTTCcatttgtattaactatttgtAAGCCTTGAGTTGTATTCTTTAAGTTGCATTTTGTATGTATaaataagatttttctttttggtaaTAGCACACAGAAAATTAGTCTACATTctcttttatttccttttttccctttcttttcttctctctattatcatctttatattttacaggatttaaattttagtaatgcgaacaaacttttaaaaacatatttcataataCAAAAAACACATTTAGCCATTAACACCTTTATAATGTTAGATtcaaatatatctttttctaGCCCAGTTAACCAGTTAACGTGTTTTATCTCGACAAAATAGTTAAGAAATGACGGTTTTTAtgtacaaataaaaatgacgAGTTTAGTTTGGCTAAATgctcttttattatataaaagcaaacatataaaataaaaagaagaaaaagattacAAAACATGGGTAACgctaataataaaagaatggCTACAATTTTGACAAAATATACGAGGCTACtttctgaaaaataaaggaATACAGAGAGAACTTTTCGACAATTGATGATTAGAACAATCATTGTAACAAAATTTTCACAAACCATAACACTGTTTTTCCGGTAACAGAataagtataacatttatatttaatctttatatacAAAATTCAGTACTTTCAATGCTTTATTCAACTTCGGACTTCAGTAAAATACAATATAACTCTCAGTGCTCACACAATATTCTCAATCTGGCCAGATATAAAACTTCGTTTAGCAAAAGTAAGATTGTCTCAGGTTAATCAAAACAATAAGAAAAGTAAGGTTTGCCTTACTGTTGTACACTGAGACTTTGCTAAAACCCAAACTCACCTAATACTCATTCCATATTTGATCAGAAAACCTAAGCTTTTTATCACTCAATACATATACTAAGGCAAGTTTACGGTATAAACCTCATCTTAAAAGTCAAATTTATGAGGTTGACTTAGTTTTATATTTCACTTTTAAGTATGATATCAAAGTTATGAGTTTGAGTCTATCGtaatgagtttttttatttgttggacTTGTTATTTCATCTCGCTATCgagaaatttgttgtttgttgagcCTATCGTGTTACACATTAGCGGGTCATTACAGATTATCCATTTATGTCTAGTCTTACACTTGAAATGTATATATGTCTTGGTGTGAAGGTTGGAGATTCCTCATTAACtagaaataagataaatttatagtatataagtagatacaaatctcattttataaattagtttcatGAGATTGAGGTAGTCTTTTAAGTCcacttgatatatatatatatatatatatataggaagaGATATTAAGGAATTCATGTTACcattataattttgtgatgATCACCAAAGGCACTCATGacagaaagtaaatattatacagataagaaaaattatatattgaagccaaatttatttaaatacgtCTTACATAGTGCAACTGATGCATGAAAAGGGGAGCAACTACATAAGTAAACATGGAAATCATGtttgaatatgtatatatatatatatatatatatatatatatatatatatatatatatatatatatatatatatatatatataagatacgCTGAGGCATAAAACAGCATTGTGTCACGATCGAACTTTCGGTTCTGCTAAGAGCTTAATTACAAATTCTCGGGTAAACAaattaaactgaaaatttaAAAGTACTGAAGAAGCGCATAGAGAAGAAACCTCCCAAGAACTGGCCTTAAAAGTAAGAACTccttcaatttaatttatataatatgcaACATTATCCTGCATAGAGATCAAGGAAAGCATTCAGTCAGCAGAAGTATAGAAGAACTTAAGAATATCCAAATAATCAGtcaagttaaataaataatttacacTGTATATATAACTTACCAAATcttatgaaatatatatgaaaaccatcatgcatttaaaagataaaaaaaaaaaaaaaactagaaggAAAACACAGTTTCCACAAGAAGTTGATTGAGGAATATCCAAATGCTGCATTAGTTAGAAGGATTATCGTCCAGGTGAAAGGTTTGAAAAGGATATGGACTATTACTTTACATGGTACAGCTTAGCTTATCCGATAAGAACTCTTCATGGTACAGCTAGCTGTGTAATAGTTCATGTGTTcaactaataattcaaacacACGACACTATTTTTAAGCAGTGATGTGTTTGATGAGGTAGACTATAGAGCTAGGTGGTGTTGTGTGTAATTTGTGAAACCTATGAACATGATATGTGTACGTGAAAATGTAATTCATGACTTTAACTCTCACGGCtagaaaaaaggaagaaaatggaacagagaaaaagagagaaagttgGCCCCAACATGGCAGATATATCATCTGATTCAGGGAGCACACAAGTGAATGTTAATTACTGTTTCACCAATAATCTGTGACTCACACCACAAAAGCTGTCAACAACAGTTTCATATATATACTTTGATCAGAAAGACAACCTTGAAAACCCTAACTTGTTCTAAGCTGACACTGAGCAGAGGCTACACTTGATTTCTGCATTATTGTTGTCTTAACAGGAAGCATTAAGCTGAAGAAGCccacacaaaataattaaaaagctCAATAAACTATGttatatgatttaattatgactaagctataaaaaaaaaatcaacatgtGCAGTAAGTTTTGACAAGTTTGAGTAGAATAATCACTTGAAACCAAGAGCTTGTACCTTGAATAGCATTCCATgttctattttaatatataaaatacaaacgTGTGTCTATTCAAAATGCCATTGAAATTCCACTTGGAACAAAAACCGACAAAAACATGTGAGATGACGGGCAGCACAAAGCTTAAGCATTCGCCTAACCAACAAAATATTtgctcacaaaatacacaaCCACTACTCAAAACATTACAACACTAATTTGCTTTTTGattaatggataaaattctcAGCATCAGATAGTAGACCACATGATCAAATCAAGGTACATGTGGTGAAACAAACACAGTGGAGAAAAGATAAGTAAGGGTATATCAGATCAAATCTTGTAAggatattttaaataaacatatatattacaatataagTGGGACATATTATAAACTGAGGATGGTGGAGAAATGTTTATTCTTAGAACAATacattcaatatttaattagCATTAGGTTTCTCCAACATCTATCTGAAAGATTCCATTCAATCATGTCtttcttagaaaaaaattgtaaattagaAAAAGACTTGCAGAGAGAATGCATTccaaaaacttttcaaaaatttggcATGTTTTATTTGAAACCTAGAAccttaaataatcatttatgtTAACAAAAACGTTTATTGGATGCTTAGTATAACTtgacaaattatatatatatatatatatatatatatatatatatatatatatatatatatatatatatatatatatatatttacacacaCACGACACATCACTTGATTACTGCATGTGTCAAAAATCtgcttaatttttaaaagaaaaaatgaattggGAGAAAGTAATCATAAAAGTAATGAAATCAGTTGATGTGCCATAAACTTTGTTTTTGTTGCAAAGCCAACATGGagattaaattaatcttttctgGATCTTATTTACATACAGTCGCCTCTAATTTCGCAACCTAATGAACACGGCATTGGAAATGCTTTTGTCCGTATAATGTACCAACACTTAAATAGTATATATTGCATCCTATGTGGTTCGTGAATAAGAAAAACTATGTACATAAAGCATTAGTTTTTTTGTCCCAGATCCATCCAtcagattataaaattttaatatcagtGCATATGAAACTACTCAATAAGTTTAGTTCTTTCTAGCTCTATCTCTTTATATTCAAACTCGTAGtacttattaataataacacACACATAATCTATATGGGCACCCCCTAATGCTCCAAAACATTGTACTATAGTTTAGgttgagatatatatatatatatgttattacCATAACTTGATGCTGGCCATGGCTTACGCATCTAACCAACAACAGATGATAGAGAAAGAAGCATCAGGTTGGTGTAGTGATGAAAAATTTGGAGTGTTTGTGTGAAATTTTAGATTGAAAAAAACTTGATTGTTGTTATATCGAAGAAGATACGTTAGATATTCCACATCCATCAGAATAAGATAAGACTGAAGACAAAATGATATAATTACCAATATTAGGTGAAACACAGATCTTCCAGAGGAAGAATATTCAAGAGAAATGGATGGAGGAGGTTGATGATTCTTCAAGATTTCCCTTAGGggtcttctttttcttcttgtaaGGTATACCTCTAGCCTTAGCTTGGCACTCTCTGACCTCCCTAAGGTAGACACGGATGGAGCCACTAGCAAAAGGGTTAGTCTCTGGGGAGCCTCCATTTTCTTCGTAGGCCGCTCTGAGTCGACCTATGAGAGCATCGAGACTCCCCCAAGCTTGTCTGAGAGGACAAGTGCATGGTGCTGGTGGTTCAGGCTGTCCATAGAACATGCACCCTTGGAGGTGAACCTTGGTCTTTCCGAACTGGTCCAGATACCTTAAAAAATCAAGGACATGGTTGCAATTGCACTGAGAGAGAGCAACTGGGGGTCTTTGGTTCTTCAAGTATTGTCCAAAAGTGTTCCAGTCCCTTCTCTTCTGAGACTCATAGCGGCTAAGTGTGACTGGACTCTGCTGCTGCAGCTGCTGGTGTTGGTGCTGGTGCTGGTGCTGGAGGTGGTAATCTAGAGGAATGTTGGTTGATGAACCTTCTGCACCGTGGCTGCCACTGCTAGACATTGCTGAAACTGTGAAATGGTGAATCAGaatgaagagagagagaaggagGTGTTGGAGTTGGGGCTggttttttctaaataaagCCAGGGAAAGAGGGAGGTGAAAGGTGAAAGTGAAAGGAATAG encodes the following:
- the LOC114169106 gene encoding protein LIGHT-DEPENDENT SHORT HYPOCOTYLS 10-like — protein: MSSSGSHGAEGSSTNIPLDYHLQHQHQHQHQQLQQQSPVTLSRYESQKRRDWNTFGQYLKNQRPPVALSQCNCNHVLDFLRYLDQFGKTKVHLQGCMFYGQPEPPAPCTCPLRQAWGSLDALIGRLRAAYEENGGSPETNPFASGSIRVYLREVRECQAKARGIPYKKKKKTPKGNLEESSTSSIHFS